The genome window TTAGACTGGGAAACACTGCGAGAAAGCATTAAAAAGCACGGCGTTAGAAATTCTACTGTTTCAGCACTGATGCCATCAGAAACGTCGTCACAAATTTCTAATGCAACTAATGGTATTGAGCCACCACGTGGTTTAATCAGCGTCAAAGCCAGTAAAGACGGTATTTTAAAACAAGTTGTACCTGAGTATGCAAGACTCAAAGATAACTATGAGTTACTGTGGGCTATTCCAAGCAACGAAGGCTATTTAGAACTGGTTGGCATTATGCAGAAGTTTGTTGATCAGACCATTTCTGCCAACACTAACTACGATCCGTCAAAATATGAAGGCAATAAAGTGCCGGTTAAGCAAATTTTAAAAGATTTACTTACCGCTTATAAACTTGGCATCAAAACCATGTACTACCACAACACTCGTGACGGTGCAGATGACAGCGTAGAGCTTGAAAGCGATGATTGTGCAGGCGGTGCTTGTAAAATTTAACCAACTCTTGTGCGCCATTGCTATTGGCTATGGCGCAACATACTCATATTAAAAAACAAAGAATAGATAGATTTTTGAAACAATAAATTGTAGCTATTGTTTCTAGGAGCCATAGATGACCTACAGTACCTTTAACCAAACCCCAAATGACGCCTTAACAGAGCCAATGTTTATGGGGAATAGTGTTAATGTTGCCCGTTACGATCAACAACGATATATTGCTTTTGAGAAATTAATCGAAAAACAATTGTCTTTTTTCTGGCGTCCTGAAGAAATTGATGTATCAAAAGATCGGGCCGACTGGCAAGGACTGACAGACTCAGAAAAGCATATTTTTATTTCTAACCTTAAATATCAAACCTTACTTGATAGCATGGCTGCACGTTCAGTGAATGCCGTGTTATTACCGTTAGTGTCATTACCCGAAGTAGAAACCTGGGTTGAAACCTGGGCCTTTAGTGAAACCATTCACTCTCGCTCTTACACCCATATTTTGCGTAACCTATTTAGCGATCCAAGTGATGTCTTCGATGATATTGTCGTCAATCCAGCAATTTTAAAACGAGCCAGCTCCATTGCCCATTACTTTGATAAAGTGATCATCACCACCCAGTTATTGCAATCTCAAGGCGAAGGCAGTTATGAGGTTGAAGGTGAAACGATAGAAGTGTCAGAACGTAAGCTAAAAGAGCGTTTATACCTAGCAATTTGCTCGGTAAATGCGTTAGAAGCAATTCGCTTTTATGTCAGCTTTGCCTGTTCATTCGCCTTTGCAGAGCGTGAATTATTAGAGGGTAATGCAAAGATCATTAAACTAATCGCCCGTGATGAAGCCCTACATTTAACTGGTACTCAGCATATCCTCAACAACTGGATGTCAGGTAAAGACGATCCAGAAATGAAAGAAATAGCAGATGAGTTACGTGATCAAGGATTACAAATCTTTTTAGATGTTGTTGAACAGGAAAAAGAGTGGGCGCAATATTTATTTAAAGACGGTTCAATGATCGGTTTAAACGCAGAAATCTTAAATCAGTATATTGAATATATTAGTAATCAGCGTTTAACTGCCATTGGTTTCGACGCACCATTTACTATAAAAAGTAATCCATTACCTTGGATGAATGCCTATCTAGTCAGTGATAATGTTCAAGTTGCACCGCAAGAAACGGAAATATCCAGTTACCTAGTTGGGCAAGTTGACTCAGCCGTATCAAGCGATGATTTTGATGATTTTGATCTCTGATCATGAATAATGCCTCAAAAACTAGCGTCAGCAACTATGTGGTTAAAAATGGCTGATGCGAATACTCATACAAACAGTAGCAAACAACAGCATAAGGTCGTAGTCGAACAACAAACGATTGACTACGACCCTCAAGCGAAAACCTTACTCAATTGCTTAGAAAAAGCGGGAGTTGAAGTACATTACCATTGCCGTGATGGTTTTTGTGGCGCATGTCGAGTGAAGTTAATTAAAGGGCAAATAGAGTATCCAAACGGAGAACCACTTGCTTTTATTGGCGAAGGTGAAATATTACCTTGCTGCTGTATTCCTAAGTCAGATATAGAACTAGAAATCGATTGATTAAAAAATCTCAACGCCTCACAGTTTATTTGCTAATTTTTGTTGGATGCCAGATAACACTTCAGTAAGTTTACTGTTCACATCAATAAACAATGTTTGAAACTGACTTTCCTGACGATCGTTTAATGCAACGTCTAATGCTTTCGCCGCATCAAACAGCTCCATTGCTCCAATGGAAGAAGCGACTCCTTTTAAGGTATGAACCAGATGCTGAGCTTGCTGATAGTCTTTTTGTCGCAGCGCCTGTTCAATATGCTCAATATCTCGACCATGATCCTGATAAAACATCACCAAAATATCATGAAATAAGTCCTTATCTCCCAGTACATTATCAAGACCAACTTGATAAGTAATGCCGCTAAACACACATTGATGCGCATTGCTAACTTCGCTATTCGCCTGCTCCATATCTTCCTTGCTCCCCTTATCGGCTAATTTTGACTGCTCAACATAAGTCCGATTTCTGCCATTTTCCTTTGCCTGATACAGCATATGATCAGCGCGGCGCAGCATATCATCATAATCATTAATCGGCGGGGCCTCTGAAACTAACCCAACACTGACTGTTATATAAATCTCCTCAATTTTGCCGTCAAACTCTATTTGTATTGCTGAGTTCATTAACAATTGCCGACAACGCTCACAAGCGTTAAATGCCTCTTTAATGGTGGAATTCAACATACAAACCGCAAACTCTTCACCCCCAATGCGGCCAACAACGTCATAATCACGAAACGATGCGGTTAAAATACGAGCAAATTCCACCAATGCTTTATCACCAGATTCATGGCCGTACTTATCATTAACTTTTTTAAAAAAATCCAGATCAAACATCGCCAATGCAAGCGCATGTTTTTCCCGATTAGCCTGATTAATCGCTTTGTTTACCATACTTTCAAAGCTACCACGATTATTAACCTTAGTTAAAAAGTCAGTGTTTGCCAGTGCTTCTAATTGAATGGTTTTCTCCATCAACACTAAGGAGTTTTTAAGTCTTGCCAGTAAAATTTTGCTATTGTAAGGTTTATTCACATAATCATTTGCCCCTAATTCTAAGGCGGCAACTACCTGATCTTCATCATTTGAAGCAGACATCATGATGATTGGAATATGATCAAATTGAGAGTCGGCTTTAATTTTCATCAGGATAGATAATCCCGTTTGCCCAGGCATATACATATCAAGTAATAGCAAGTCAATCTGTGTCGACTTCAGATATTCAAACGCTGATTCAGTGGAATCCGCTAACAGCACATCATAACCTGCCTGCTGTAAATCACACTCTAGCAGCAATAAACTGTCTTTCGCGTCGTCGACCGCTAAAATGGTATAGGAATCTTTATGTAACACATTCACATTTATTAACCTGACAGCTAATTATCTTATTATTGAAGCACTTATTTGGGTACAATGCTATTATCTCAAAGTAAAATATTTTCATTTTTTAATAAATATATAATTGAAATCATCTGTAAGTCATATTGACAACAACAAACAGCTTAGAAATAATCTATTTAATTATTAGTTAAAAAATCAGCCAGCTCTTCAGAGTTAAACGGTTTTCTTAATACTGGATGCTGCCATTTATTATCTTCTTCAGCGATATAACCGCTGATTGAATACACTTTTATTTCAGGGAACTTTTCTTGTACCAATTCAACCGCTTCCCGACCAGAAATATCGGGTAAGATCATGTCGGTAATAAAAACATCAAACACACAGTCACAAGCTAGCACCTTAAGTAGCGACTCTTTACTTTGAACATATTCTGTCGCAGCCCCTTTACTAGCTAAAAACAGCGCGACAAATTCACCAATACTGGTTTCATCATCCAGCACTAATACTGATTTTTCACTCATCGCCATCTTGGTCTTTTTCTGTTTGCAAGTATTGACTTGCTGCTCAAAAACTCGGCAAGGGAATGCTAAAATAAATTCAGCCCCCCCTAAATCACATTGCCCTTTTGCCAGCACTTCACCATTATATTTATGGATAGTACCGTAAACATTTGCTAAGCCGATACCATTGCCTTTATTAACCAATTTACTGCTATAGAAGGGATCAAATATTTTTGCTAAATTTTCTTGTTCGATGCCTACACCGCTGTCTTTGACGTGAATTTCCAGCATTTTCTGCTCGTTAAGGCCAACACTCATCACTATCGTTCCTATCAATCCTTGTTCCTGAATCGCATCTTGTGCATTTAACACCAGATTCAGCAAGATATTGATAAATTCGCCCTGAGGAAATTTAATTTGGCAATGAATATCGTCAAACTGACATTGAAAATCTATGGTGTTGAGTAACAGCTGTTTAAATAAGTATTGATTTTCTTTAATTTCTTGAATTGGATCGAACTCGATAATTTTAACGGCTGGCTTACGGGTAAATGCTAATAATCGCTCCGTGACATTTTTACCTTTATCTATAGCATTTTTCACT of Thalassotalea insulae contains these proteins:
- the nrdB gene encoding class Ia ribonucleoside-diphosphate reductase subunit beta translates to MTYSTFNQTPNDALTEPMFMGNSVNVARYDQQRYIAFEKLIEKQLSFFWRPEEIDVSKDRADWQGLTDSEKHIFISNLKYQTLLDSMAARSVNAVLLPLVSLPEVETWVETWAFSETIHSRSYTHILRNLFSDPSDVFDDIVVNPAILKRASSIAHYFDKVIITTQLLQSQGEGSYEVEGETIEVSERKLKERLYLAICSVNALEAIRFYVSFACSFAFAERELLEGNAKIIKLIARDEALHLTGTQHILNNWMSGKDDPEMKEIADELRDQGLQIFLDVVEQEKEWAQYLFKDGSMIGLNAEILNQYIEYISNQRLTAIGFDAPFTIKSNPLPWMNAYLVSDNVQVAPQETEISSYLVGQVDSAVSSDDFDDFDL
- a CDS encoding diguanylate cyclase, with product MNVLHKDSYTILAVDDAKDSLLLLECDLQQAGYDVLLADSTESAFEYLKSTQIDLLLLDMYMPGQTGLSILMKIKADSQFDHIPIIMMSASNDEDQVVAALELGANDYVNKPYNSKILLARLKNSLVLMEKTIQLEALANTDFLTKVNNRGSFESMVNKAINQANREKHALALAMFDLDFFKKVNDKYGHESGDKALVEFARILTASFRDYDVVGRIGGEEFAVCMLNSTIKEAFNACERCRQLLMNSAIQIEFDGKIEEIYITVSVGLVSEAPPINDYDDMLRRADHMLYQAKENGRNRTYVEQSKLADKGSKEDMEQANSEVSNAHQCVFSGITYQVGLDNVLGDKDLFHDILVMFYQDHGRDIEHIEQALRQKDYQQAQHLVHTLKGVASSIGAMELFDAAKALDVALNDRQESQFQTLFIDVNSKLTEVLSGIQQKLANKL
- the yfaE gene encoding class I ribonucleotide reductase maintenance protein YfaE, which encodes MPQKLASATMWLKMADANTHTNSSKQQHKVVVEQQTIDYDPQAKTLLNCLEKAGVEVHYHCRDGFCGACRVKLIKGQIEYPNGEPLAFIGEGEILPCCCIPKSDIELEID